In Spodoptera frugiperda isolate SF20-4 chromosome 13, AGI-APGP_CSIRO_Sfru_2.0, whole genome shotgun sequence, the following are encoded in one genomic region:
- the LOC126911326 gene encoding uncharacterized protein LOC126911326 gives MGHLNSVHGSIQFTTEEEKEGMLPFLDVLVRRETDGRLSHTVYRKPTHTDRYLRADSHHHPSHLASVPRTLINRALNLCDPQYIDAELNHLRVVLETNGYNWRQCTRLASSSCKRRPAVAERTPAFLPYVKGVTDTIGHLLRRRYSIRTIFRPPGQLRNLLRSPKDKDPLAVPGVYMIPCDCGSSYIGETRRNITTRLKEHIRSVKNRDTHTSAVAEHACSAGTAHFLRFDKVSVLAREKYFVPRKVREAIEISRHPNFNRDGGWALPPAWKPSLQSASTYNVAGLECDTVSAVCNTVFAPTRESNLTPAQPPANESNEPTSSRAPDSARDSRQRARWARSSNRQ, from the coding sequence ATGGGACACCTAAACTCGGTGCACGGTAGCATTCAGTTCACGACTGAGGAGGAAAAAGAGGGAATGTTACCGTTCTTGGACGTGCTCGTGAGGCGTGAAACAGACGGCCGCCTgtcacacacggtttaccgtaaaccgacacacacggaccggtacctacgagccgactcacaccatcatccctcccaccttgcctctgttccccgtacgttaatcaaccgggcactgaacctgtgtgatccccagtacattgacgcggaacttAACCACCTTAGAGTAGTACTGGAAacaaatgggtacaactggcgtcaatgtactcgactggcgagttcatcatgtaaaagacgaccggcagttgcggagcggactccagcattcttaccctatgtgaaaggagtaaccgacaccatcggacacctgttacgccgaagatacagcatcaggacgatcttccgcccacccggtcaattacggaacttattacgctcgcctaaggataaggatccactggcagttcccggggtatacatgataccgtgcgactgtggctcgagttacatcggggaaactcgccgcaacatcacaaccagactcaaagaacacatacgcagtgtgaagaacagggacacccatacatcggcagtagccgagcatgcttgtagcgcgggcacggctCACTTCCTTcgcttcgacaaggtctccgtactagcgagggagaaatactttgtaccgcggaaagtacgtgaggccatcgaaataagtcgccatcccaacttcaacagagacggtggctgggcattaccacctgcctggaagccgagtctacaatctgcgtcaacctacaatgttgcgggtctggagtgtgacacagtgagcgcggtatgtaacaccgtttttgcgccgacccgagaatcgaatctaacacctgcgcagccgccggcgaacgagtctaacgagccaacatcgtcgcgcgcgccagatagtgcgcgcgattccagacagagggcgcgatgggcgcgatcctcgaatcgccagtag